Within Psychrobacter sp. AH5, the genomic segment ATGCAGCCAAATCACCGCTCTATCAATCGGCTTATTCGAAGGGTTATGCTCAACCGTGACTACCTCTAGATAACTGCTCATACTTTCTCCTTAATTGAACTAGAATAAAACAACATTCGCTATAGCATTAAGAGCTATTAGATTAAACTTATTTTAATCCATAAATTCTTCATAATCTTTGCTTGCTTAACGCATAATTTTATCAGCTTTCCATGCTAGGATAGCTTTACCAGACTTCTAACAATGACTATGCTTTATGATGTTAGATATTGAGTTTTCAATGCTCAATCAAAAAACACAGCAAGCAGTCTTCAATAAACTCTCTACTTTTAGCCAATAAAATAATTGGGAAAATCCTATGACTCATATCCTATTAGTAGAAGACGATCCGGCCATTGCTATGTCGTTGCAAGTGACCGCTAAGCGTGAGGGTTGGCAAATGACTTGGCTTGATAACGCCAGTAGCGTGTTGCCGATGCTCCATAGCTTAGATAATGCTGAGTCACAGGACTTGTCGGCTATTATTTTAGATGTAGGACTTCCAGATGGTGATGGCTTAAATCTATGCCAACAGATTCGCCATGCCGCTGATATTAATAGTCTAAAAGATATTCCTATTATATTTTTGACCGCGCGTAGTGACGAGGTTGATCGTATTTTGGGGCTAGAGATGGGCGGCGATGATTATTGTGCCAAGCCTTTTAGTCCAAGGGAATTAGTCGCTCGCTTAAAAGCGATTTGGCGTCGTGAACAGCTCTCAAGCCAGCAAGCAAAACCTCAAGACGCTGAGCAGAAGCTCGATAACGAAGATCAACTGGTGAAACAGACAGCAGAGCAAGCAATAACTTTTGAGCATTCATCAGGTCATTGGTATTATCAGCCTCTAAATTATACGTTAACTTGGAATGAG encodes:
- a CDS encoding response regulator, with translation MTHILLVEDDPAIAMSLQVTAKREGWQMTWLDNASSVLPMLHSLDNAESQDLSAIILDVGLPDGDGLNLCQQIRHAADINSLKDIPIIFLTARSDEVDRILGLEMGGDDYCAKPFSPRELVARLKAIWRREQLSSQQAKPQDAEQKLDNEDQLVKQTAEQAITFEHSSGHWYYQPLNYTLTWNEQKLELSNTERKILLTLLHAPNQVFSREQLLNAVSDYPDHRLARTIDSHVKSIRKQLATLHPDIDVIHTHRGLGYALCP